In Chitinophaga nivalis, a single genomic region encodes these proteins:
- a CDS encoding dihydrofolate reductase gives MIISIIVAASENNVIGINNQLPWRLSADLKYFKNTTMGKPIIMGRKTFASLGKPLPGRPNIVITRQADYEQEGVYVTNTIEEAIEKARSFGEPEIFVTGGSQIFEQAWQQIDRIYLTRVYAVVPGDAFFPGMDATDWNLVRDERHEADEKNQYPFSFQVWERRIH, from the coding sequence ATGATCATATCCATCATCGTCGCCGCATCAGAGAATAATGTGATCGGTATCAATAATCAATTGCCCTGGCGGTTGTCTGCCGACCTGAAATATTTTAAAAATACCACGATGGGGAAACCCATTATCATGGGGCGTAAAACATTTGCGTCTCTGGGTAAGCCATTGCCTGGCCGTCCTAATATCGTGATTACCCGCCAGGCGGATTATGAGCAGGAAGGAGTATATGTGACCAATACCATTGAAGAAGCCATTGAAAAAGCCCGCTCTTTCGGGGAACCGGAAATTTTTGTTACCGGTGGTTCCCAGATCTTTGAACAGGCCTGGCAACAAATAGACCGGATCTATCTGACCCGTGTATATGCTGTGGTACCGGGAGATGCCTTTTTCCCGGGTATGGATGCTACCGACTGGAACCTGGTACGGGATGAGCGGCATGAAGCCGATGAGAAAAATCAATATCCTTTTTCTTTCCAGGTATGGGAAAGAAGAATACACTAA
- the cysM gene encoding cysteine synthase CysM: MASILDLVGNTPMVELKHVTVNPDVTIYAKLEGTNPGGSVKDRAAYGMIKGALDRGDIQPGIKLIEATSGNTGIALAMIANLFQLEIELVMPADSTQERVLTMEAYGAKVILTPKEQSMEGAIDYANARVAEGGYFMLNQFANPDNYGMHYKTTGPEIWRDTNGGVTHFVSAMGTTGTIMGVSRYLKEQNADVQIVGCQPTDGSKIPGIRKWPEAYLPKIFERPRVDRIMDISEEEARIMTKRLAKEEAVFCGMSSGGAIAAAVKISQELRSGVIVSIICDRGDRYLSSDLFL, translated from the coding sequence ATGGCTTCAATTTTAGACCTGGTAGGCAACACGCCTATGGTCGAACTCAAACATGTAACCGTTAATCCGGATGTAACGATATATGCCAAACTGGAAGGCACCAACCCAGGTGGCAGTGTGAAAGACCGGGCCGCCTACGGCATGATCAAAGGCGCGCTGGACAGGGGCGATATACAACCCGGCATCAAACTGATCGAAGCAACCAGTGGTAATACCGGCATTGCGCTGGCCATGATTGCCAACCTGTTTCAGCTGGAAATAGAGCTGGTTATGCCGGCAGATTCCACCCAGGAAAGGGTACTGACCATGGAAGCTTACGGCGCTAAAGTGATACTTACCCCCAAGGAACAATCCATGGAGGGCGCCATCGATTATGCCAATGCCCGCGTAGCGGAAGGCGGCTACTTCATGCTGAACCAGTTTGCCAACCCCGACAACTACGGCATGCACTACAAAACCACCGGCCCTGAAATCTGGCGGGATACCAATGGCGGCGTTACGCACTTTGTCAGTGCCATGGGTACCACCGGTACCATCATGGGCGTATCGCGCTATTTAAAGGAACAAAATGCGGATGTGCAGATTGTAGGCTGCCAGCCTACCGATGGCTCAAAAATTCCCGGTATCCGGAAATGGCCGGAGGCTTATCTGCCTAAAATATTTGAAAGACCCCGGGTAGACCGGATTATGGATATTTCGGAAGAAGAAGCCCGGATCATGACCAAACGACTGGCCAAAGAGGAAGCCGTATTCTGCGGGATGAGCAGTGGCGGCGCCATCGCGGCGGCGGTGAAGATCTCACAGGAATTACGTAGCGGCGTAATCGTTAGTATCATCTGCGACCGGGGCGACCGTTACCTGTCCAGCGACCTGTTTTTGTAA
- a CDS encoding SusC/RagA family TonB-linked outer membrane protein, with product MLLPKSSLLVLLCLCSTLALFAQQNLTGKVKDAVNGSAIPGATVRVPNSSRGAISDASGTFSLSVPAGTSNITISSTGYKTKTVAVTASSGPLSILLEEDFSRLDEVVVTGLATTVKRRNLANAVATLSARELTGVAPAQTFDAALSGKVPGALITANSGAPGGGISVKLRGITSVFGNSQPLYVVDGVFFNNSSIPAGLNDVTGSATAGNPNNQDNPSSRIADLNPEDIENIEILKGASAAAMYGAKAAAGVVLITTKKGKAGKTKITVNQEVGFVKVRHLLGVRNFTPETAADLGGKSDSKDSIVIATRARYRAAFLKAQSEGKIYDYEKELYGQTGILLNTGIALSGGSDRTTFYLAGNRRQETGIIKNTGYLNSSVRLNVDHKLSDRVTVGVTTNYINSSSDRSVTNNDNNGVSLGVALANTPSFVDLFPNALGEYPRNPFASSNPIETRDRVINNESTNRFVGGANLDIRLQQNSRSTTRFVARGGVDYFNYKTVALFPRDLQFEEKGQQGHAIQGNTNNLNTNLGGFFVNTFTPNENFTLTSTAGATLETGYLDNMVTVATNLIAGQSNVDASGNTATRQFRQKYRDNGLFIQEDLSLIDAITFSAGVRFDRSTNNGDYKKYYVFPKGSLSWNISKMKFWHSSTINNLKIRAAYGQSGNVPPYGSKFTGMLGSNIGGFPGILVDNLLGNADIKPERQTEFETGVDISLLDGRIGLEATYYKKTIYDVLLRHALPSATGYASEWKNSGDLQNQGVELGLTIVPVNTKQVRWSANLNWWLNRSKVTKLIIPPYAIGAFGNSLGTFYLEEGKPATQIKGTVGDDLKLIGNSEPKFQMSFFNEITLFKNFSLRFLLHWKKGGDNINLTQLLSDLGATTADFDDPVNGAKMGVYRPNAGDASLYVQDASYVRLREIGFYYNVPLKNTKTIKGIRLGISANNFFTWTNYVGYDPEVSNFGSNTLTTSQTRGSIGLSTGVDVMPFPASKRGSFHVGIDF from the coding sequence ATGCTTCTACCAAAATCCAGTTTACTGGTACTGTTATGCTTATGCAGTACCCTGGCCCTTTTTGCTCAACAAAACCTTACAGGAAAAGTGAAAGATGCAGTGAATGGCAGCGCTATTCCCGGCGCCACCGTACGGGTTCCTAACAGCAGCAGAGGCGCCATATCCGATGCCTCCGGAACCTTCTCCCTATCCGTTCCCGCCGGCACCTCCAATATTACGATCAGCTCCACCGGCTACAAAACCAAAACAGTGGCGGTTACCGCCAGCAGCGGGCCACTCAGCATCCTGCTGGAAGAAGACTTTTCGCGGTTAGATGAAGTAGTGGTAACAGGTCTGGCTACCACGGTAAAAAGGCGTAACCTGGCGAATGCCGTAGCTACGCTATCAGCCAGAGAGCTGACCGGTGTGGCGCCGGCCCAGACTTTCGACGCTGCCCTCAGCGGGAAAGTACCAGGCGCCCTCATCACCGCCAACTCCGGTGCGCCTGGCGGCGGTATCTCGGTGAAGCTGCGCGGTATTACTTCCGTATTTGGGAACTCCCAGCCGCTGTATGTGGTAGATGGTGTATTCTTCAATAACAGCAGTATCCCCGCAGGCCTGAATGATGTAACCGGATCTGCCACTGCCGGTAACCCCAACAACCAGGACAATCCCTCCAGCCGTATTGCGGATCTGAACCCGGAAGATATTGAGAACATCGAAATCCTGAAAGGCGCTTCCGCTGCTGCGATGTATGGCGCAAAAGCGGCTGCAGGTGTGGTATTGATCACCACTAAAAAAGGAAAGGCCGGTAAAACAAAAATTACGGTCAACCAGGAAGTTGGTTTTGTAAAAGTGCGGCACCTCCTGGGCGTACGTAACTTTACCCCCGAAACCGCTGCCGACCTGGGTGGTAAATCCGATAGCAAAGACTCTATTGTAATAGCTACCCGCGCCCGTTACCGCGCCGCTTTTCTGAAAGCGCAAAGTGAGGGCAAAATCTATGATTACGAAAAAGAACTCTACGGACAAACAGGTATATTATTAAACACCGGTATTGCCCTCAGTGGCGGATCGGACAGAACTACTTTTTATCTCGCCGGTAACCGGCGGCAGGAAACAGGTATCATCAAAAATACCGGTTATCTCAACAGTTCTGTACGCCTGAACGTAGACCATAAATTAAGTGATCGTGTAACCGTTGGCGTTACCACCAATTATATCAACTCTTCTTCCGACAGAAGTGTGACCAACAACGATAATAACGGTGTATCCCTGGGGGTAGCTCTTGCCAACACCCCTTCTTTTGTAGACCTGTTTCCCAATGCACTGGGAGAATATCCCCGGAACCCTTTTGCCAGCTCCAACCCTATCGAAACAAGAGACCGGGTGATCAATAATGAAAGCACCAACCGCTTTGTAGGCGGCGCCAATCTGGATATACGGCTGCAACAGAACAGCCGCTCCACGACCCGTTTTGTGGCCCGCGGCGGGGTAGACTATTTCAACTACAAAACCGTAGCCCTCTTCCCCCGCGATCTGCAGTTCGAAGAAAAAGGACAGCAGGGACATGCGATCCAGGGTAATACCAATAACCTCAATACCAACCTGGGTGGCTTTTTTGTGAATACGTTCACACCCAATGAAAACTTTACCTTAACCAGTACCGCCGGCGCCACCCTGGAAACCGGTTATCTGGACAATATGGTCACCGTAGCTACCAACCTCATTGCAGGTCAGAGCAACGTAGACGCCAGCGGTAATACCGCTACCCGGCAGTTTCGGCAGAAGTACCGGGATAACGGGTTATTCATACAGGAAGACCTCTCCCTGATAGACGCTATCACTTTCAGCGCCGGCGTACGTTTTGACCGGTCTACCAACAACGGTGACTACAAAAAATATTATGTATTTCCCAAGGGCTCCCTGTCCTGGAATATCTCCAAAATGAAGTTCTGGCATAGCAGCACCATCAACAACCTGAAGATCCGTGCAGCCTACGGCCAATCCGGTAACGTACCGCCCTATGGCAGTAAGTTCACGGGTATGCTGGGCAGCAACATCGGCGGCTTCCCAGGCATCCTGGTAGACAACCTGCTGGGTAATGCCGACATCAAACCAGAGCGGCAGACTGAATTTGAAACCGGTGTGGACATCAGTTTACTGGATGGACGCATTGGCCTGGAAGCGACCTACTACAAAAAAACCATTTATGACGTGTTGTTAAGACATGCACTTCCCAGTGCTACCGGTTATGCCTCTGAGTGGAAGAACAGCGGCGACCTCCAGAACCAGGGTGTGGAACTGGGCCTGACCATCGTTCCGGTAAATACCAAACAGGTAAGATGGAGCGCTAACCTCAACTGGTGGTTGAACCGCTCCAAAGTCACCAAGCTGATTATTCCGCCTTATGCCATCGGCGCCTTCGGTAACTCCCTGGGTACTTTCTACCTCGAAGAAGGTAAACCTGCCACCCAGATAAAAGGTACCGTAGGTGATGACCTGAAACTGATCGGTAATTCCGAACCTAAATTCCAGATGAGTTTCTTCAATGAAATTACCCTCTTCAAAAACTTCTCCCTGCGTTTCCTGCTACATTGGAAAAAAGGCGGCGACAACATCAACCTGACGCAGTTATTATCTGATCTGGGTGCTACAACAGCCGATTTCGATGATCCTGTTAATGGCGCCAAAATGGGCGTATACCGGCCTAATGCCGGCGACGCTTCTTTGTATGTACAGGATGCTTCGTATGTGCGTTTACGTGAGATAGGATTTTATTACAATGTACCCCTGAAAAATACCAAAACCATCAAGGGTATCCGGCTGGGTATATCTGCCAATAACTTCTTCACCTGGACCAATTATGTAGGCTATGATCCGGAAGTATCCAACTTCGGCAGTAACACCCTCACCACCTCTCAGACACGCGGTAGCATTGGCTTATCCACGGGTGTGGATGTGATGCCGTTTCCTGCTTCCAAACGGGGTAGCTTCCATGTTGGTATTGATTTCTGA
- a CDS encoding thymidylate synthase encodes MDQYLSLLQHIIKEGSVKTDRTGTGTTSCFGYQMRFNLQEGFPVVTTKKLHLKSIIYELLWFLKGDTNTGWLKEHGVSIWDEWANENGDLGPVYGKQWRSWETRSGQVIDQITEAVNTIRNNPDSRRIIVNAWNVGELSEMALSPCHCLFQFYVTPADTAKGETRGKLSCQLYQRSADVFLGVPFNIASYALLTMMMAQVCDLDAGDFIHTFGDVHLYSNHTEQAQLQLSRQPFPLPVMKINPAVKDIFAFSYEDFELVNYQFHPAIKAPVAI; translated from the coding sequence ATGGACCAGTATTTATCTTTATTACAACATATTATCAAAGAAGGCAGCGTTAAAACAGATCGTACCGGAACCGGCACTACCAGTTGTTTCGGGTATCAGATGCGCTTTAATCTGCAGGAAGGTTTTCCGGTAGTAACCACTAAAAAATTACACCTGAAATCCATCATCTATGAATTATTGTGGTTTTTAAAAGGTGATACCAATACCGGCTGGTTAAAAGAACACGGGGTGAGCATCTGGGACGAATGGGCCAACGAAAACGGCGACCTGGGACCGGTATACGGTAAACAGTGGCGCAGTTGGGAAACCCGGAGCGGTCAGGTGATAGACCAGATTACAGAAGCCGTTAATACCATCCGTAATAATCCAGACTCCCGCCGGATTATCGTGAATGCCTGGAATGTGGGCGAGTTGTCCGAAATGGCCCTTAGCCCTTGTCATTGTCTTTTCCAGTTTTATGTAACGCCGGCTGATACAGCTAAAGGCGAAACGCGTGGTAAACTGAGTTGTCAGTTGTACCAGCGGAGTGCAGATGTATTCCTGGGCGTACCATTTAATATTGCTTCCTACGCCTTATTAACCATGATGATGGCGCAGGTATGTGACCTGGACGCAGGCGATTTTATCCACACCTTTGGTGATGTACACCTGTACAGCAATCATACGGAACAGGCGCAGCTGCAATTGAGCCGCCAGCCTTTCCCGCTGCCGGTGATGAAAATCAATCCTGCTGTAAAGGACATTTTTGCATTCTCCTATGAGGATTTTGAACTGGTAAACTATCAGTTCCACCCGGCTATCAAAGCACCGGTAGCCATATAA
- the dnaG gene encoding DNA primase, whose amino-acid sequence MIISKYNEFAVSKDASAPKIITTAIGLHSACIAAAACPEFVFLSYVCSCFDHTVISQNTIQQILSRIDIVEIVGSFVKLKKRGANYMGLCPFHNEKSPSFTVSPSKEIYKCFGCGASGNSISFIMEHEKYSYVEALRWLAQKYQVEVEETEVSPELKQHQQLADSLFIINNFAKEYFTDTLFNAEEGQNVGLSYFEERGFTQETIRKFQLGYCLNTRDAFAQTALAKGYNLEYLQKTGLVTIRNEQPADNYRGRVIFPIHNQSGKVLGFGARILVKSDRAPKYINSPENEIYIKSRVLYGTYFARHAIDKLNECLLVEGYTDVISLHQAGVENVVASSGTSLTQEQLRLIKKYTKNLTILYDGDAAGVKAALRGLDMAIEEGLNVKLVLLPDKEDPDSYVQKIGAEAFRTFIEEHKQDFVLFKLQLTMQEAGNDSNKKSQLVNEIAETISRIDKAEDFTRQQDYIRQCSQLLHIDEQGLIALVNKYIRERLVKREQQQARNHPAPSDDTLSDEAIAAMEAAETGVSVESLLNGDEKQEKELVKILLRFGDKPFSEEEQNTVADYIFHLPYDFEALAESELVKRILREYKLLYDAGNLQDKKWFLYHEDQVLSKQIANILEDKEADLSINWKNRFEIDTVYGDNAYLKDTISTTNYLILRKIKKLILENQEEARKAPDTDQLMRCLEMQMHLKSLEKELTQGMGTVIFK is encoded by the coding sequence TTGATAATCTCCAAATATAACGAATTCGCGGTATCAAAAGACGCGTCGGCTCCGAAGATCATCACAACCGCCATCGGCCTGCATTCTGCCTGTATTGCGGCAGCCGCCTGTCCGGAATTCGTATTTCTATCGTATGTTTGCAGTTGCTTTGATCATACCGTGATATCACAAAACACCATACAACAGATACTCAGCCGCATAGATATTGTGGAGATAGTGGGTTCCTTCGTCAAACTGAAAAAGCGGGGCGCCAACTACATGGGCCTGTGTCCTTTTCACAATGAGAAGTCCCCGTCCTTTACCGTATCCCCCAGCAAAGAGATCTATAAGTGTTTTGGTTGCGGCGCCAGTGGTAACTCCATCAGCTTCATCATGGAGCATGAAAAGTATTCCTATGTGGAAGCGTTACGCTGGCTGGCACAGAAGTATCAGGTGGAAGTGGAAGAAACAGAAGTTAGTCCGGAGCTGAAACAACATCAGCAACTGGCGGACAGCCTGTTTATCATCAACAATTTTGCGAAGGAATATTTTACGGATACCCTCTTCAACGCAGAAGAAGGACAAAATGTAGGCCTCAGCTATTTTGAAGAGCGGGGTTTTACACAGGAAACCATCCGGAAGTTCCAGCTGGGATACTGCCTCAACACGCGCGACGCGTTTGCACAAACCGCGCTGGCCAAAGGCTATAACCTGGAATACCTGCAAAAAACAGGGCTGGTCACCATCCGCAATGAACAACCGGCAGACAACTACCGGGGCAGGGTGATCTTTCCCATCCACAACCAATCAGGGAAAGTGCTGGGATTCGGCGCCCGTATCCTGGTTAAATCCGACCGGGCACCCAAATACATCAACTCTCCCGAAAACGAAATCTACATCAAAAGCCGGGTCCTGTATGGTACCTACTTTGCACGGCATGCCATCGACAAGCTCAATGAATGTCTGCTGGTAGAAGGCTACACCGATGTGATTTCCCTGCACCAGGCAGGTGTGGAAAACGTAGTCGCCTCCAGTGGTACCTCTCTTACCCAGGAGCAACTGCGGCTGATAAAAAAATATACCAAAAACCTCACAATCCTGTACGACGGGGATGCTGCCGGTGTGAAGGCCGCCCTGCGCGGACTGGACATGGCCATTGAAGAAGGCCTGAACGTGAAGCTGGTACTGCTGCCCGACAAAGAAGACCCGGACAGTTATGTACAAAAAATAGGCGCGGAAGCTTTCCGTACTTTCATTGAAGAACACAAGCAGGACTTCGTGCTCTTTAAACTGCAGCTCACCATGCAGGAAGCCGGCAACGACAGCAACAAAAAGTCGCAGCTGGTCAATGAAATTGCAGAAACCATTTCCCGCATCGACAAGGCGGAAGACTTTACCCGGCAACAGGACTACATCCGGCAATGCAGCCAGCTGCTGCACATCGATGAGCAGGGACTGATAGCGCTGGTCAATAAATACATCCGCGAACGCCTGGTAAAAAGGGAACAGCAACAAGCCCGCAATCACCCTGCGCCCAGCGACGACACCCTCAGCGACGAAGCCATAGCCGCGATGGAAGCTGCCGAAACCGGCGTTTCTGTAGAATCACTGCTCAACGGCGACGAAAAACAGGAAAAGGAACTGGTAAAAATACTGCTGCGTTTCGGAGATAAACCGTTTAGTGAAGAAGAGCAGAATACCGTGGCAGATTATATCTTCCACCTGCCCTATGACTTTGAAGCCCTGGCAGAGAGTGAGTTGGTGAAAAGAATATTAAGGGAATATAAATTACTGTACGATGCCGGCAATCTGCAGGATAAAAAATGGTTCCTGTATCACGAAGACCAGGTGTTGTCCAAACAGATCGCCAATATCCTGGAAGACAAGGAAGCGGACCTGAGTATCAACTGGAAGAACCGCTTTGAAATTGATACGGTATATGGAGATAATGCCTATTTAAAAGATACCATCTCCACCACCAATTATCTTATTCTCCGTAAGATCAAAAAACTGATCCTGGAAAACCAGGAGGAAGCCAGAAAGGCGCCCGATACCGATCAGCTGATGCGCTGCCTGGAAATGCAGATGCACCTCAAATCGCTGGAAAAGGAACTGACCCAGGGTATGGGTACCGTTATTTTCAAGTAG
- a CDS encoding pyruvate dehydrogenase complex E1 component subunit beta, whose product MRQIAFRQALREALQEEFRRDERVFLMGEEVAEYNGAYKVSQGMLDEFGPKRVIDTPIAELGFAAIGVGAAQNGLRPVVEFMTWNFAVLALDQILNTASKMLAMSGGQVGCPIVFRGPNGSAGQLGAQHSTAFESYYANIPGLKVVSVSNPYDAKGLLKAAIRDDDPVVFMESELMYGDMGEVPEEEYIIPIGKADIKRAGKDVTIVSFNKMMKVALGAAEELAKEGIEAEVIDLRTIRPLDWFTILESVKKTNRLVIVEEQWPFASISSEISYRIQKEGFDYLDAPIRRITAIDAPMHYAPNLVKMYLPDVERTVKLVKEVMYMKK is encoded by the coding sequence ATGCGTCAGATAGCTTTCAGACAAGCCTTAAGAGAAGCCCTGCAGGAGGAATTTCGCCGTGATGAACGGGTGTTCCTTATGGGGGAGGAAGTAGCCGAATACAATGGTGCTTATAAAGTGAGCCAGGGAATGCTGGATGAGTTTGGTCCAAAACGTGTTATTGACACGCCGATTGCAGAACTTGGGTTTGCTGCCATTGGAGTAGGTGCTGCTCAGAATGGCCTGCGTCCTGTGGTGGAGTTCATGACCTGGAACTTCGCGGTACTCGCACTGGATCAGATCCTCAATACCGCTTCCAAAATGTTGGCCATGAGTGGTGGCCAGGTAGGTTGCCCGATCGTTTTCCGTGGACCTAACGGTTCTGCCGGACAGCTGGGAGCGCAACACTCTACTGCATTCGAAAGTTACTATGCCAATATTCCGGGCCTGAAAGTAGTATCTGTTTCCAATCCTTATGATGCAAAAGGTTTGCTCAAAGCGGCTATCCGCGACGACGATCCGGTTGTTTTCATGGAAAGTGAACTGATGTACGGCGACATGGGCGAAGTACCGGAAGAAGAATACATCATTCCGATTGGTAAAGCTGATATCAAACGTGCTGGTAAAGATGTGACCATCGTATCTTTCAACAAAATGATGAAAGTTGCGCTGGGTGCTGCAGAAGAACTGGCAAAAGAAGGTATCGAAGCGGAAGTAATTGACCTGCGTACGATTCGTCCGCTGGATTGGTTTACCATCCTGGAATCTGTAAAGAAAACCAACCGCCTGGTAATCGTGGAAGAGCAGTGGCCATTCGCCAGCATCTCTTCTGAGATTTCCTACCGTATCCAGAAAGAAGGTTTCGACTACCTGGATGCACCGATTCGTCGTATTACAGCGATCGATGCGCCTATGCACTATGCGCCTAACCTGGTGAAAATGTACCTGCCGGATGTGGAGCGTACTGTGAAACTGGTGAAGGAAGTAATGTACATGAAGAAATAA
- a CDS encoding RagB/SusD family nutrient uptake outer membrane protein produces MKTYFPYIFLLVSFICLQACQKGEINSLNTPTVDEIIKNPSKSDLYNLVTGAESGMRNNFSVYLDITGMIGRESYRFSGSEPRYTTDILGGGTKTLDNNTFYLTNPWAARYQVIRQCFIIIEATKNARPEIATEAQKKAYYGFAKTLIGYQLLLNINLTDSNGARIPVADNTQLGDIVKDPQKVYDAIIGFLDAGKADLTGADVPFPLSSGFNGFKDAAGLIKFNRAIAARVQLYRKNWTGALTALSESFYSLDGDFNTGINHVFSTNGGDQPNPLFIAPNSNGDVRLAHPSFEQDTIGGDDRLNKTSVRISPASQSGLTSNRDVIIWTSLSAPVSLIRNEELILIYAEAKLQTNAFTEAVKALDRIRAGHHLPPYKGKENATELLQDLLYQRRYSLFLEGHRWIDLRRYRLLNTLPIDRADDDVWSKFPIPQAESNI; encoded by the coding sequence ATGAAAACATACTTCCCATATATATTTCTCCTGGTATCCTTTATCTGCCTGCAAGCCTGTCAGAAAGGAGAAATCAACAGTCTGAACACGCCTACTGTAGATGAGATCATCAAAAACCCCAGCAAAAGCGATCTGTATAACCTGGTTACCGGCGCAGAATCCGGCATGCGCAACAACTTTAGCGTGTACCTGGATATCACCGGCATGATTGGCCGGGAAAGCTATCGTTTCTCCGGCTCAGAGCCCCGGTATACCACCGACATTCTGGGCGGCGGTACCAAAACACTGGACAACAACACCTTTTATCTGACCAATCCGTGGGCAGCCCGCTACCAGGTCATCCGCCAGTGTTTTATCATTATCGAAGCCACCAAAAATGCCAGACCTGAAATTGCCACCGAAGCGCAGAAAAAAGCATATTATGGTTTTGCCAAAACCCTCATCGGCTATCAGCTGTTGCTCAATATCAACCTGACCGATTCCAATGGCGCCCGGATACCGGTAGCAGACAATACACAACTGGGAGATATTGTGAAAGATCCACAGAAAGTATACGATGCCATTATCGGCTTCCTGGATGCCGGAAAAGCCGATCTTACCGGGGCTGATGTACCTTTCCCCTTGTCTTCCGGATTTAACGGCTTTAAAGATGCTGCAGGGCTGATTAAATTCAACCGCGCCATCGCCGCCCGGGTACAGCTGTATCGTAAAAACTGGACCGGCGCCCTGACAGCCTTAAGTGAATCTTTCTATTCGCTGGACGGTGATTTCAATACCGGCATCAATCACGTATTTTCCACCAATGGTGGCGACCAGCCCAATCCATTATTCATTGCGCCTAATTCCAATGGAGATGTGCGGTTGGCACACCCTTCATTTGAGCAGGATACGATTGGGGGAGACGACCGGCTGAACAAAACCAGTGTCCGGATTTCACCAGCCAGCCAAAGCGGCTTAACCAGCAACCGGGATGTGATTATCTGGACCTCCCTGAGTGCGCCGGTAAGCCTGATCCGCAATGAAGAACTGATCCTCATTTATGCAGAAGCCAAATTGCAGACCAATGCCTTTACCGAAGCAGTAAAAGCACTGGACCGTATCCGGGCAGGTCATCACCTGCCTCCTTATAAGGGCAAGGAAAATGCGACTGAATTACTGCAGGATCTCTTATACCAGCGCCGTTATTCCCTCTTCCTGGAAGGACACCGCTGGATAGACCT
- a CDS encoding acetyl-CoA C-acyltransferase yields MKEVFIVATVRTPIGAFNGALSGVPATQLGATVIKAALERAGIDAAAVNEVYMGNVISANLGQAPANQASLGAGLPNTVPCTTVNKVCASGMKSIMLAAQSIQLGDNDIVVAGGMENMSAAPYYLDKARTGYKLGHGNVIDGVIRDGLWDPYKDYHMGNAGELCATEYKITREDQDAYAVESYKRAAAAWEKGSFKAEIVPVTVAGKQPVTIAEDEDYKKVIFEKIPTLKPTFQKDGTITAANASNLNDGAAAVVLVSGEKLKELGLKPLAKIISFADASQAPEWFTTTPVKAINKALAKANLTIGDMDFAEVNEAFSCVPIANAKDLGISLDKVNVWGGAVALGHPIGCSGARIVVTLNAILHENNARYGVAGICNGGGGASAIIIEKV; encoded by the coding sequence ATGAAAGAAGTATTTATAGTTGCCACTGTCCGTACACCGATAGGTGCGTTCAATGGCGCACTGTCCGGCGTTCCGGCTACTCAGCTCGGCGCTACAGTGATTAAAGCTGCACTGGAAAGAGCAGGTATTGATGCTGCTGCAGTGAATGAGGTATATATGGGAAATGTGATCAGTGCCAATCTGGGCCAGGCCCCTGCCAACCAGGCCAGCCTGGGCGCGGGTTTACCTAATACCGTACCCTGTACCACAGTGAATAAGGTATGTGCTTCCGGTATGAAATCCATTATGTTGGCGGCGCAAAGCATTCAGCTGGGCGACAATGACATCGTGGTAGCCGGTGGTATGGAAAACATGAGCGCTGCGCCTTACTATCTCGATAAGGCCCGTACCGGTTATAAACTGGGACATGGCAACGTGATCGATGGCGTGATCCGCGATGGTTTATGGGACCCGTATAAAGATTACCATATGGGCAACGCCGGTGAATTGTGTGCTACGGAATACAAAATCACCCGCGAAGACCAGGACGCCTATGCGGTAGAATCCTACAAACGCGCTGCTGCTGCATGGGAAAAGGGCTCCTTCAAAGCTGAAATAGTACCGGTAACCGTAGCAGGTAAACAACCCGTTACCATCGCAGAAGATGAAGACTATAAAAAAGTAATCTTCGAAAAAATACCTACGCTGAAACCTACTTTCCAGAAAGATGGTACCATTACTGCTGCCAATGCCTCCAACCTCAACGACGGTGCGGCCGCAGTGGTGCTGGTGAGCGGAGAAAAGCTGAAAGAGCTGGGATTGAAGCCGCTGGCTAAAATCATCAGTTTTGCAGATGCTTCCCAGGCGCCGGAATGGTTTACTACCACCCCGGTGAAAGCTATCAACAAGGCATTGGCGAAAGCCAATCTGACCATTGGGGATATGGATTTCGCAGAAGTAAATGAAGCTTTCTCCTGCGTACCCATTGCCAATGCAAAAGACCTCGGCATATCACTCGATAAAGTGAATGTATGGGGCGGTGCGGTAGCGCTGGGCCATCCGATTGGTTGCAGTGGCGCCCGTATTGTAGTCACCCTCAACGCTATCCTGCACGAGAACAATGCCCGCTATGGCGTGGCAGGTATCTGTAATGGTGGTGGCGGTGCAAGCGCTATTATTATCGAAAAAGTATAA